In one window of Nitrospira sp. DNA:
- a CDS encoding DUF3459 domain-containing protein: MPASLSHIHPDTPMGANLIAGGATFRCWAPHAKSVHVVGDFNHQARNEASLLTRDAQGHWRGFIPGVKDRQRYMFYVVGEGSEGLKRDPYARELESPFPSQCIIRHPDFPWHECGYVVPCFHEYVIYQLHVGTFFTPNLPQKGGTFLDVARKLPYLADLGLNALQLMPIQEFQTSFSLGYNGTDYFSPEMDFAVADADLAPYVAAVNRLLEEKGLRPYQVKELRGEMNQLKALIDLAHVYGLAVLLDVVYNHAGGDFGDQSLYFFDRQNPAGGQRNSLYFTDVGHAGGLVFDFAKPEVRDFLIQNAKFFLTEYRVDGFRYDQVSVIDHDGAPEGWRFCQDLTSTVHAQRPETLHHAEYWDVNPFIVAPRPVGAGFDTTLTDGLRIAIRDVIGNASAPDERPLNMTGLARSLWPEGFNESWRFVQGPENHDIVYRGREQRIARLGDPDHPRSWFARSRARVATGLSLTAPGIPMLFMGQEFLEDKQWADDFVTHRELLLHWAGLDQGDRQMIDHLRFTRELLHLRRRLPALRGQGFRAAHVHDQNRVLTFHRWVEGEGHDLLVVVHLADFTRVGYRLGFPGGGDWRELFNSDAYENWINAGVAGNSGRVTAGPQSLHGFSYSAAVVLPANSMLIFAR, translated from the coding sequence ATGCCCGCGTCACTCAGCCACATACATCCCGATACCCCGATGGGGGCCAATCTGATTGCCGGCGGCGCGACGTTCCGTTGTTGGGCTCCGCATGCCAAGTCCGTCCACGTGGTCGGCGATTTCAACCATCAGGCACGGAACGAAGCGAGTTTGCTGACGCGGGACGCGCAGGGGCATTGGCGCGGGTTCATCCCTGGGGTGAAGGATCGCCAGCGCTACATGTTCTACGTGGTCGGCGAGGGGAGTGAGGGGCTCAAGCGGGACCCCTATGCCCGAGAGTTGGAATCGCCCTTCCCCAGCCAATGTATCATTCGTCACCCCGACTTCCCCTGGCATGAGTGCGGCTATGTCGTGCCGTGTTTTCACGAATACGTCATCTATCAACTCCATGTGGGGACGTTCTTCACCCCGAATCTCCCGCAGAAGGGCGGCACCTTTCTCGATGTGGCTCGCAAGCTGCCCTATCTCGCCGACCTCGGGCTGAACGCGCTGCAACTGATGCCCATTCAGGAGTTTCAGACCAGCTTCAGCCTGGGTTACAACGGCACCGACTATTTTTCTCCCGAAATGGACTTCGCCGTGGCGGATGCCGATCTGGCTCCCTACGTGGCGGCAGTCAACCGGCTGCTCGAGGAGAAAGGATTGCGCCCGTACCAGGTGAAGGAGCTCAGGGGGGAAATGAATCAGCTCAAGGCGCTGATCGATCTCGCCCATGTCTATGGCCTGGCGGTGCTGCTCGATGTGGTCTACAACCATGCGGGCGGAGACTTCGGGGACCAGAGCCTGTATTTCTTCGATCGACAAAATCCGGCCGGCGGGCAGCGCAACTCGCTGTACTTCACCGATGTAGGCCATGCCGGCGGGCTTGTGTTCGACTTTGCCAAACCGGAGGTGCGCGACTTCCTGATTCAGAACGCCAAATTCTTTCTGACTGAATACCGTGTCGATGGATTCCGGTACGACCAGGTGAGCGTGATCGATCACGACGGGGCGCCCGAGGGCTGGCGTTTTTGCCAGGACCTGACCTCGACGGTGCATGCACAGCGGCCGGAGACGTTGCACCATGCGGAATATTGGGATGTGAATCCGTTCATCGTCGCGCCGCGGCCGGTCGGGGCCGGGTTCGACACCACCTTGACCGACGGCCTGCGGATTGCGATTCGCGATGTCATCGGCAACGCGAGCGCACCCGACGAGCGCCCACTGAATATGACAGGGCTGGCGAGAAGCTTGTGGCCCGAGGGGTTCAACGAGTCCTGGCGGTTTGTGCAGGGGCCGGAGAATCACGACATCGTTTACCGGGGGCGTGAGCAGCGCATCGCCCGGCTTGGCGATCCGGACCACCCCCGATCCTGGTTTGCGCGCAGCCGTGCGCGGGTCGCGACCGGCCTGAGCCTCACGGCTCCCGGGATTCCCATGCTGTTCATGGGACAGGAATTTCTGGAGGACAAGCAGTGGGCGGACGACTTCGTGACACACCGCGAGTTGCTGCTCCATTGGGCCGGTCTCGATCAGGGCGACCGGCAGATGATCGACCATTTGCGGTTCACACGGGAACTGTTGCATTTGCGCCGTCGATTGCCGGCGCTGCGCGGACAAGGGTTTCGCGCGGCGCATGTGCACGATCAGAACCGGGTCTTGACGTTTCATCGCTGGGTGGAAGGCGAAGGGCACGACCTGTTAGTGGTGGTGCACCTGGCCGACTTCACCCGCGTCGGGTATCGACTCGGATTCCCAGGCGGGGGTGACTGGCGCGAACTGTTCAATAGCGATGCCTATGAAAATTGGATCAATGCCGGCGTGGCCGGCAACAGCGGGCGCGTGACCGCCGGTCCGCAATCCCTGCATGGCTTCTCCTATTCGGCCGCGGTGGTGCTCCCCGCCAATAGTATGCTGATATTTGCGCGTTAG
- a CDS encoding transglycosylase SLT domain-containing protein, with amino-acid sequence MRRLPFTARLVVSLAILLLLGAGVNWVYHTIHKPTEMFFALDDALDKHPYETWKEYGPLFRTHSTAVMTPDLLAALAQVESAGNPVARTYWRWRLTWNPLEMYRPASSAVGMFQITDATFQEGKRYCIHDHRVVQEGPWNDPHSCWFNSFYSRVLPSHAIELTSALLDRAVAHAIGPHRRPGPTFRQKQDLAALIHLCGAGAGHAYVARGFRLAPQQRCGDHSAKTYLDRVNELKRKFSRLAAGENLLRFVRP; translated from the coding sequence CTGCGGCGCTTGCCGTTCACGGCCAGGCTTGTGGTCAGCCTGGCTATCCTACTCTTGCTCGGCGCGGGCGTGAACTGGGTCTACCACACGATTCACAAACCGACGGAAATGTTCTTTGCGCTCGACGACGCACTGGATAAGCATCCGTATGAAACGTGGAAGGAATACGGTCCGCTGTTCCGCACACATTCCACCGCGGTCATGACGCCGGATCTGCTGGCCGCGCTGGCACAGGTCGAAAGCGCAGGCAATCCGGTCGCGCGGACCTACTGGCGCTGGCGACTGACCTGGAATCCGCTGGAGATGTATCGTCCGGCATCGAGCGCGGTCGGCATGTTCCAGATCACCGACGCGACGTTTCAAGAAGGAAAGCGATACTGCATTCATGACCATCGTGTCGTCCAGGAGGGCCCCTGGAACGATCCTCACTCCTGCTGGTTCAATTCCTTTTACAGCCGCGTCCTGCCGAGCCATGCCATCGAGTTGACCTCCGCCCTGCTGGACCGCGCCGTGGCGCACGCAATCGGTCCGCATCGAAGGCCCGGCCCCACCTTCCGGCAGAAGCAGGATCTGGCCGCCCTGATTCATCTCTGCGGAGCCGGCGCCGGCCACGCGTACGTCGCCCGCGGCTTTCGACTGGCCCCGCAGCAACGGTGCGGCGATCACAGCGCAAAAACCTACCTCGATCGAGTAAATGAGTTGAAGCGGAAATTCTCCCGCCTTGCCGCAGGCGAGAACCTACTCCGGTTCGTGCGTCCCTAG
- a CDS encoding GNAT family N-acetyltransferase produces the protein MPQHHNTGRVELTDWATTGSAIRAIRETVFIHEQGVPVELEWDGLDSSCAHVLAWNDRGEAIGTARMQRNGTIGRMAVLKDWRGRGVGRALLQTLLDLAVRQGLPRVSLSAQTHALGFYERAGFHVVGEPFMDAGIPHRKMVKELPAAKHQSEPGS, from the coding sequence ATGCCGCAACATCACAACACAGGACGGGTAGAACTTACCGACTGGGCCACCACAGGGTCGGCCATCAGGGCGATTCGCGAAACGGTGTTTATCCACGAGCAGGGAGTGCCGGTGGAACTGGAGTGGGATGGGCTCGATTCATCTTGCGCCCATGTGCTGGCGTGGAATGACCGAGGAGAGGCCATCGGCACGGCGCGCATGCAACGGAATGGCACCATCGGCAGAATGGCGGTGCTCAAGGACTGGCGCGGGCGCGGCGTCGGACGGGCCCTTCTCCAGACACTGCTGGATCTGGCGGTTAGGCAAGGGCTCCCGCGCGTGAGCTTGTCAGCACAGACCCATGCGCTTGGATTTTATGAACGGGCCGGGTTCCACGTAGTCGGCGAGCCCTTCATGGACGCCGGCATCCCGCATCGGAAGATGGTGAAGGAGCTCCCTGCAGCGAAACACCAGTCTGAGCCAGGATCATAA